The proteins below come from a single Zea mays cultivar B73 chromosome 8, Zm-B73-REFERENCE-NAM-5.0, whole genome shotgun sequence genomic window:
- the LOC100286098 gene encoding phosphoribosylanthranilate transferase, which yields MKGAMPPRQFMVPGPGGPMLPPQQQFGLVETRPPLAAVLRPRFNIPGLHPSAAAAAAASGAGKIASTYDLVEPMRFLYVHVVKARDLPAVSATGAIDPFVEVKLGNFKGTTPVRAASHNPSWQQVFAFSATHLQSHLLEVALKAKDLAGDDLVGRVAFDLAEVPVRVPPDSPLAPQWYRLETKRGEKLPHGEIMLSVWLGTQADEAFPDAWHSDAHAAAGPAAVASTRAKVYFSPKLVYLRVAAIAAQDLIPHDTSRPMSACVKLQLAGQLRRTRPGAPPGTPNPIWNEEFMFVASEPFDEPLVVTVEDRVAPGRDEMLGRIFLPLAAAMPRHDHFGKPVEPRWYSLMRPSDDPDKKEVKFASKIQIRMSLDFGYHVLDESTYYSSDLQPSSKPARKPSIGMLELGVLGARNLVPMKPKDGRTTDAYCVAKYGPKWVRTRTILDTLNPQWNEQYTWEVFDPCTVITVVVFDNGQIGSKNGGGPDQRIGKVRIRLSTLETDRVYTHFYPLLVLNPSGLKKTGELHLAVRFTCTAWVNMMALYGRPLLPKMHYTQPIAVMQLDYLRHQAMQIVAARLSRAEPPLRREVVEYMLDVDSHMFSLRRSKANFHRITSLFFGFLAMLKWYDGIRSWWNSITTVLVHMLFLILICYPELILPTIFLYMFMIGLWNYRFRPRHPSHMDTKLSHAELTHPDELDEEFDTFPSSRPAEIVRMRYDRLRSIGGRVQTVVGDLATQGERAHALLSWRDPRATAIFVFLSLVVAVVLYVTPFQVLMVIGMLYLLRHPRFRSRMPSVPFNFYRRLPARSDMLL from the coding sequence atgaAGGGAGCAATGCCGCCGCGCCAGTTCATGGTGCCGGGCCCTGGGGGGCCGATGCTGCCACCGCAGCAGCAGTTCGGGCTGGTGGAGACGCGCCCCCCGCTGGCGGCCGTGCTGCGGCCGCGCTTCAACATCCCGGGCCTCCACCCGTCAGCGGCGGCCGCCGccgcggcctcgggcgcgggcaagATCGCCTCCACCTATGACCTCGTCGAGCCGATGCGGTTCCTCTACGTGCACGTCGTCAAGGCGCGAGACCTCCCCGCGGTGTCCGCCACGGGCGCCATCGACCCCTTCGTCGAGGTCAAGCTCGGCAACTTCAAGGGCACCACGCCCGTCAGGGCGGCCAGCCACAACCCGTCCTGGCAGCAGGTCTTCGCCTTCTCCGCCACGCACCTCCAGTCCCATCTGCTCGAGGTCGCCCTCAAGGCCAAGGATCTCGCCGGCGACGACCTCGTCGGCCGCGTCGCCTTCGACCTCGCGGAGGTGCCGGTCCGCGTGCCCCCGGACTCGCCGCTCGCGCCGCAGTGGTACCGCCTCGAGACCAAGCGCGGCGAGAAGCTGCCGCACGGCGAGATCATGCTCTCCGTCTGGCTCGGGACCCAGGCCGACGAGGCGTTCCCGGACGCCTGGCACTCCGACGCGCACGCCGCCGCGGGCCCGGCGGCCGTCGCGTCCACGCGCGCCAAGGTATACTTCTCGCCCAAGCTCGTCTACCTCCGAGTCGCGGCCATCGCCGCGCAGGACCTCATCCCGCATGACACCTCGCGCCCGATGAGCGCCTGCGTCAAGCTGCAGCtcgccggccagctccgccgcacGCGCCCCGGCGCACCGCCGGGGACGCCCAACCCGATTTGGAACGAGGAGTTCATGTTCGTCGCGTCGGAGCCCTTCGACGAGCCGCTCGTCGTCACCGTCGAGGACCGTGTCGCGCCAGGCCGCGACGAGATGCTAGGCCGCATTTTCCTGCCCCTCGCAGCAGCAATGCCGCGGCACGACCACTTCGGCAAACCCGTGGAGCCGCGGTGGTACAGCCTCATGCGCCCCTCTGATGATCCTGATAAGAAGGAAGTCAAGTTCGCAAGCAAGATACAGATTCGGATGTCGCTTGATTTTGGGTACCATGTCCTTGACGAGTCCACCTACTACAGCAGTGATCTGCAGCCATCATCAAAACCTGCAAGGAAACCAAGCATTGGGATGCTTGAGCTGGGAGTTCTGGGTGCGCGAAACTTGGTACCGATGAAGCCCAAGGATGGACGCACCACGGACGCCTACTGTGTGGCCAAATATGGACCAAAGTGGGTGCGCACCAGGACTATTCTTGACACGCTGAATCCACAATGGAATGAGCAGTATACCTGGGAGGTCTTTGATCCTTGCACCGTGATCACAGTGGTGGTGTTTGACAATGGTCAAATTGGGAGCAAGAATGGCGGTGGCCCAGATCAGCGGATTGGGAAGGTCAGGATCCGGCTCTCAACACTGGAGACGGACAGAGTGTACACGCATTTCTACCCTCTGCTGGTTTTAAATCCGAGTGGACTCAAGAAGACCGGCGAGCTTCATTTGGCTGTGCGGTTTACCTGCACAGCTTGGGTGAACATGATGGCGCTGTATGGTCGTCCGCTGCTTCCAAAGATGCACTACACGCAGCCGATCGCTGTGATGCAACTGGACTACCTGAGGCACCAGGCAATGCAGATTGTTGCAGCCAGACTCAGCCGCGCTGAGCCGCCGCTGCGCAGGGAGGTTGTGGAATATATGCTCGATGTGGATTCACATATGTTTAGTCTCCGGCGCAGCAAGGCTAATTTCCATCGTATCACCTCACTGTTCTTTGGTTTTCTGGCAATGCTCAAGTGGTACGACGGCATCAGGAGCTGGTGGAACTCGATCACGACGGTGCTAGTGCACATGCTGTTCCTGATACTGATCTGCTACCCGGAGCTCATCCTGCCTACCATCTTCCTCTACATGTTCATGATCGGGCTCTGGAACTATCGTTTCAGGCCAAGGCATCCGTCGCACATGGACACTAAGCTGTCCCATGCTGAGCTGACACACCCTGATGAGCTTGACGAGGAGTTCGACACATTCCCTTCCTCCAGACCAGCTGAAATCGTAAGGATGCGCTACGACAGGCTGAGGAGCATCGGAGGCCGTGTGCAGACCGTGGTTGGGGACCTGGCGACACAAGGCGAGAGAGCCCATGCTTTGCTGAGCTGGAGGGACCCTCGGGCCACCGCCATCTtcgttttcttgtccctggtggtCGCCGTTGTTCTGTACGTGACGCCGTTCCAGGTTCTGATGGTGATAGGCATGCTTTACCTGCTTCGACATCCCCGGTTCCGCAGCAGGATGCCCTCCGTGCCTTTCAACTTCTACAGAAGACTGCCTGCCAGGTCCGATATGCTCCTTTGA